Proteins encoded together in one Prochlorococcus marinus str. MIT 9211 window:
- the truA gene encoding tRNA pseudouridine(38-40) synthase TruA — METEASNESIEKSLPKRIALLIQYNGSGFCGWQRQKEGNSVQSILEEAVSSLDPFQPIKVVAAGRTDSGVHASGQVAHFDCSGFIPANRWAAALNGRLPKAIRVRYSALRPITWHACFSATYRRYRYTIYNGCKPNLFLSPWCWHRYQFRLDENLMNLALQGIKGFHDFTAFQRAGSNRPNALTTVEDVHLFRQGDLVSIDIQATGFLYGMVRLLVGQLVAVGEHRISVAEFERRWKLKLREEVREAAPPNGLSLIRVGYETMIFPENIAFDSFPFFSLSTSDPPPSPQ; from the coding sequence ATGGAGACTGAGGCATCAAATGAATCAATTGAAAAATCTCTTCCCAAAAGGATTGCTTTATTAATTCAATATAATGGAAGTGGTTTTTGTGGTTGGCAGCGTCAAAAGGAAGGCAATAGTGTTCAATCAATTCTTGAAGAAGCAGTATCTTCCCTAGACCCTTTTCAACCTATAAAAGTTGTTGCTGCTGGAAGAACAGATTCTGGAGTACATGCTTCTGGTCAGGTAGCTCATTTTGACTGTTCTGGCTTTATTCCTGCTAATAGATGGGCGGCAGCCTTAAATGGAAGATTGCCTAAAGCGATTCGTGTTCGTTACTCTGCTTTACGCCCCATCACTTGGCATGCTTGCTTTTCAGCAACCTATCGAAGATATAGATACACAATTTATAATGGCTGTAAGCCGAACTTATTTTTATCTCCTTGGTGCTGGCATAGATATCAATTTCGTCTTGATGAAAACCTAATGAATTTGGCTTTGCAAGGGATCAAGGGTTTTCACGATTTCACAGCATTTCAAAGGGCAGGAAGTAACCGGCCAAATGCATTAACAACAGTGGAAGATGTTCATCTTTTTAGACAAGGAGATTTGGTAAGTATTGATATTCAAGCAACGGGTTTTTTATATGGAATGGTTCGGCTATTGGTAGGGCAACTCGTTGCGGTTGGAGAGCATAGAATTAGCGTTGCAGAATTTGAAAGGCGTTGGAAATTAAAATTAAGGGAAGAGGTTAGAGAAGCTGCTCCTCCAAATGGATTATCACTAATTAGAGTGGGTTATGAAACAATGATTTTTCCAGAGAATATTGCCTTTGATAGCTTTCCTTTTTTTTCTTTATCTACTTCAGATCCCCCTCCATCGCCTCAATAA
- the rplQ gene encoding 50S ribosomal protein L17: MRHQLRVPKLGRPADQRKAILRGLTTQLIREGRVTTTKAKAKALRNEAERMITLAKEGTLAARRRAIGYIYDKKLVHQLFEKAQDRYGDREGGYTRIVRTVPRRGDNAEMAIIELV; this comes from the coding sequence ATGAGACATCAATTACGAGTGCCCAAACTTGGTAGGCCAGCAGACCAAAGGAAGGCCATTTTAAGAGGGTTAACTACTCAACTAATTCGCGAGGGAAGAGTTACAACAACTAAAGCAAAGGCAAAGGCACTTAGGAATGAAGCTGAAAGAATGATTACTTTGGCGAAAGAGGGAACTCTTGCTGCAAGAAGAAGGGCAATTGGTTATATATATGACAAAAAATTAGTGCATCAACTTTTTGAAAAGGCACAAGATCGATATGGGGATAGAGAAGGAGGATATACCAGAATAGTTAGGACTGTTCCTCGAAGAGGAGACAATGCCGAAATGGCTATCATTGAGCTTGTATAA